The following coding sequences lie in one Cronobacter universalis NCTC 9529 genomic window:
- the lysM gene encoding peptidoglycan-binding protein LysM, protein MGLLNFVKEAGEKIWDSVSGHNDAAAQNAKVQEHLKKTGIPDADKVQVQVDDGKATVTGQGLSQEAKEKILVAVGNIAGIGHVDDNVAVASPAPESQYYTVKKGDTLSAISKEVYGDANQYPKIFEANKPMLTSPEKIYPGQVLRIPQ, encoded by the coding sequence ATGGGCTTACTGAATTTTGTGAAAGAAGCGGGCGAGAAAATCTGGGACAGCGTCTCCGGACATAACGATGCGGCGGCGCAGAACGCCAAAGTGCAGGAGCACCTCAAGAAAACCGGCATCCCGGATGCCGATAAAGTGCAGGTGCAGGTGGATGACGGCAAAGCGACCGTGACCGGACAGGGCTTAAGCCAGGAAGCGAAAGAGAAAATCCTGGTGGCCGTCGGGAACATCGCGGGCATCGGGCATGTCGATGACAACGTCGCGGTGGCGAGCCCGGCGCCGGAAAGCCAGTACTATACGGTGAAAAAAGGCGACACCCTCAGCGCCATTTCCAAAGAGGTGTATGGCGACGCGAATCAATACCCTAAAATCTTTGAAGCTAATAAACCGATGCTGACCAGCCCGGAAAAAATCTATCCGGGCCAGGTGCTGCGTATTCCGCAGTAA
- a CDS encoding SRPBCC family protein, with amino-acid sequence MQQTVKHTDLWINRDEPGLRRSLLIHRSAEELFDLWRAPSTLPRIMEHFARITILSNTASHWAVRMPLGKTVEWDAHIVDEERGHYISWASEKKATVPNAGRLTFRHISDERGTEVTLALHFDPPGGFLGEWLSKKIDLVPEAMLSQALRRFKSLAETGEIATNKPQPAARHGGMDKVEE; translated from the coding sequence ATGCAACAAACCGTAAAACATACCGATCTCTGGATTAACCGTGATGAGCCTGGGCTGCGCCGCTCCCTGCTTATCCACCGCTCCGCCGAGGAGCTGTTTGATTTATGGCGCGCCCCCTCAACCCTGCCGCGCATCATGGAACACTTCGCCCGCATCACCATTCTCAGCAACACCGCGTCCCACTGGGCCGTGCGGATGCCGCTTGGCAAAACCGTGGAGTGGGATGCGCATATTGTCGATGAAGAGCGCGGCCACTACATCAGCTGGGCGTCTGAGAAAAAAGCCACCGTGCCGAACGCCGGCAGGCTGACGTTTCGTCATATTTCGGACGAGCGCGGCACCGAAGTGACGCTGGCGCTGCACTTCGATCCGCCGGGCGGTTTTTTAGGCGAGTGGCTGTCGAAGAAAATCGATCTGGTGCCGGAGGCGATGCTGAGCCAGGCGCTGCGGCGCTTTAAAAGCCTCGCCGAAACCGGCGAAATCGCGACCAACAAACCGCAACCGGCGGCGCGTCATGGCGGCATGGATAAGGTGGAGGAATAA
- a CDS encoding VOC family protein, whose translation MTHWHTPEALQDIRADLPRFEAALQTLAGRLALDINGLHADHISLRCHQNATAERWRKGFEQCGTLLSENIINGRPICLFRLDEPVCVGPWRFTVVELPWPGEKRYPHEGWEHIEIVLPGAPETLNQRALALLGDEGLMAPDISVKTSSPAGEHERLPNPTLAVTDRIVTIKFHPYSIEEIVASEQQ comes from the coding sequence ATGACCCACTGGCACACACCAGAAGCACTCCAGGATATCCGCGCGGATCTGCCGCGCTTCGAGGCGGCGTTACAGACGCTCGCCGGGCGTCTTGCGCTCGATATTAACGGGCTGCATGCCGATCATATCTCCCTGCGCTGCCACCAGAACGCCACCGCCGAGCGCTGGCGGAAAGGGTTTGAGCAGTGCGGCACGCTGCTTAGCGAAAACATCATTAATGGCCGCCCGATTTGCCTTTTTCGCCTGGATGAGCCGGTCTGCGTCGGGCCGTGGCGCTTTACGGTCGTCGAACTGCCGTGGCCTGGCGAGAAGCGCTATCCACATGAAGGCTGGGAGCATATTGAAATCGTGCTGCCCGGCGCGCCGGAGACGCTCAACCAGCGCGCGCTGGCGCTGCTGGGCGACGAAGGCCTGATGGCGCCGGACATTTCGGTGAAAACCAGCTCGCCTGCGGGCGAGCATGAGCGGCTGCCGAACCCGACCCTCGCCGTCACCGATCGCATCGTTACCATCAAATTCCATCCGTATTCCATCGAAGAGATCGTCGCAAGCGAACAGCAGTAA
- a CDS encoding molecular chaperone HscC, with protein sequence MIVGIDLGTTNSLAAIWQEGHPRLIANALGELLTPSVVGLDDEGRVLVGKAAHERLHTHPHLTTALFKRHMGTAWTVRLGDKLFRAEELSALVLKSLKDDIERACGETVTEAVISVPAYFSDAQRKATRIAGELAGLHVEKLINEPTAAALAYGLHRRGEEGTFLVFDLGGGTFDVSVLELFEGVMEVRASAGDNFLGGEDFDQALIDAFVARQLAAGGLPDPAAHTHALRREAERVRQALGERHVATFTLRAEDQTWSQDFHQGELNDIFAPLLTRLRMPIERALRDARIRVADLDEILLVGGATRMPLVRRLAAGLFGRFPSVSINPDETVALGAAVQAALKKRDAALEEVVLTDVCPYTLGIETVKAFGRHHDDGYYLPVIERNVVVPVSRVKTVCTLADNQTMVEFTIYQGESRMVKDNIELGKMRVPVPPRPAGEVSLDVRFTYDINGILEAEVTVPLTGERHQLIIENNPGVLTPQEIAERLAQLSALKIHPRERQPNTHLMARLDRLYQENTGEMREEISYLGARFQQALESQDDARIDKARHEITQQADAIEAGMWLF encoded by the coding sequence ATGATCGTCGGCATCGATCTCGGCACCACCAATAGCCTCGCCGCCATCTGGCAGGAAGGCCATCCACGGCTTATCGCTAACGCGCTGGGAGAATTGCTCACGCCAAGCGTCGTCGGCCTCGACGACGAGGGGCGCGTGCTGGTCGGTAAAGCCGCCCACGAGCGCCTGCACACGCACCCCCATCTCACTACCGCGCTTTTCAAACGTCATATGGGCACCGCCTGGACCGTCCGGCTTGGAGATAAGCTGTTTCGCGCCGAAGAGCTCTCGGCGCTGGTTCTGAAAAGCCTGAAGGACGATATCGAGCGCGCCTGCGGCGAAACGGTCACCGAAGCGGTCATCAGCGTACCGGCGTATTTCAGCGATGCCCAGCGTAAAGCCACGCGCATCGCGGGCGAACTGGCCGGGCTGCACGTTGAAAAACTGATTAACGAACCGACCGCGGCGGCGCTGGCTTACGGCCTGCATCGTCGGGGAGAAGAGGGCACCTTTCTGGTGTTCGATCTCGGCGGCGGCACCTTTGACGTTTCGGTACTGGAGCTGTTCGAAGGCGTAATGGAAGTGCGCGCCAGCGCAGGCGACAACTTTCTCGGCGGCGAAGATTTCGACCAGGCGCTGATTGATGCGTTCGTGGCGCGCCAGTTGGCGGCGGGCGGACTGCCCGACCCGGCGGCGCACACCCATGCCCTGCGCCGCGAGGCCGAGCGGGTGCGACAGGCGCTTGGCGAGCGACATGTCGCCACCTTTACGCTGCGTGCCGAAGACCAGACCTGGAGCCAGGACTTTCATCAGGGTGAGCTGAATGATATTTTCGCGCCGCTGCTGACCCGCCTGCGCATGCCCATTGAGCGCGCGCTGCGCGACGCCCGCATTCGTGTCGCGGATCTCGACGAGATCCTGCTGGTGGGCGGCGCGACCCGTATGCCGCTGGTGCGCCGCCTGGCCGCCGGCCTGTTTGGCCGTTTCCCGTCGGTGTCGATAAACCCTGACGAGACGGTGGCGCTCGGCGCTGCCGTGCAGGCGGCGCTGAAAAAACGCGACGCGGCGCTGGAAGAAGTGGTGCTGACGGATGTCTGTCCTTATACGCTGGGCATTGAAACCGTCAAAGCCTTTGGCCGCCATCACGATGACGGCTATTACCTGCCGGTCATCGAGCGCAACGTGGTGGTGCCGGTGAGCCGGGTGAAAACGGTCTGTACGCTGGCCGATAACCAGACGATGGTGGAGTTTACTATCTACCAGGGCGAGAGCCGGATGGTGAAAGACAACATTGAGCTCGGCAAAATGCGCGTGCCGGTGCCGCCGAGACCGGCGGGCGAGGTGTCGCTGGACGTACGGTTTACCTATGACATTAATGGCATTCTGGAAGCCGAAGTCACGGTGCCGCTGACCGGCGAGCGCCATCAGCTGATTATCGAAAATAATCCCGGCGTGCTGACGCCGCAAGAGATTGCCGAACGCCTCGCACAGCTGAGCGCGCTGAAAATTCACCCGCGCGAACGCCAGCCCAACACCCATCTGATGGCCCGTCTCGATCGTCTGTATCAGGAGAACACCGGCGAGATGCGCGAGGAGATAAGCTATCTCGGGGCGCGATTCCAGCAGGCGCTGGAAAGCCAGGATGACGCGCGCATCGATAAAGCCCGTCACGAGATAACGCAGCAGGCGGACGCTATCGAAGCCGGGATGTGGCTTTTCTGA
- a CDS encoding J domain-containing protein has product MRALEILGLAPGADERAIKRAYARLLKGCRPDDDPQGFQQLRDAYEAALDQARRGVADDDDEYNEDDACDDANDEHDDDSEADARRQADDPPLAKPQREPEPAPPENEPVRPAPLYEPPRTAALLDGLNEENLNARWLEARAMGERREFEEAVLTRCLWHLAPDEHALAAHAQARFEWLTPAQIVRIDESQQNRLRHVLLNPYAEQMQAALEEGHDAGYIACLRALANTPWLQSYDGQRQLQQLALTLLDAQPDWSAERFAALCRLFHWDETRGERPDLPDLWAQVIARNEDEALFAQLIAQRDAPGDDSAHRAAQMVLRVQDEDARMLAGLDYTDEDWQACGRLTDLLTLGHPALIPRFAGADIHAWQQTYHKLNEAHGPMLRSLWLIGMMMATFGWMLPAVYDGTVTPWDVVLRVLVAPVVTMVVGIFPVVLWRGLARPFSDRDAALSERLLPRFIYSPRRKRWRLFAHVIPFCVVSVVIALVCGRLTMWIFVVVTLLLAWTDLWRYPGALRRFRKKPTPKRGGRLKFVLLALLFFAIVTGARVLLGA; this is encoded by the coding sequence ATGCGCGCGCTGGAGATCCTCGGGCTTGCGCCCGGCGCGGATGAGCGCGCCATTAAACGTGCCTACGCCAGACTTCTGAAAGGGTGCCGCCCTGATGACGATCCGCAAGGCTTTCAGCAACTGCGCGACGCCTATGAAGCGGCGCTGGATCAGGCGCGTCGCGGCGTCGCGGACGACGACGATGAATACAACGAAGACGACGCCTGTGACGATGCTAACGATGAGCACGATGACGACAGCGAAGCAGACGCGCGCAGGCAAGCTGATGACCCGCCGCTGGCGAAGCCTCAGCGCGAGCCCGAACCTGCGCCGCCGGAAAACGAACCCGTTCGTCCCGCCCCTCTGTATGAGCCGCCGCGCACCGCGGCCTTGCTCGACGGGTTAAATGAGGAAAACCTCAACGCCCGCTGGCTGGAAGCGCGCGCGATGGGGGAACGGCGCGAATTTGAAGAGGCGGTGCTGACGCGCTGTCTCTGGCATCTCGCGCCGGACGAGCACGCCCTCGCCGCCCACGCGCAGGCGCGCTTTGAGTGGCTGACGCCGGCCCAGATCGTCAGGATTGACGAGTCGCAGCAGAACCGGTTACGCCATGTGCTGCTGAACCCTTATGCCGAACAGATGCAGGCGGCGCTGGAAGAGGGACACGACGCCGGTTACATCGCCTGCCTGCGCGCGCTGGCGAATACGCCCTGGCTGCAGAGCTACGACGGGCAACGCCAGTTGCAACAGCTGGCGCTGACGCTGCTGGATGCGCAGCCTGACTGGTCTGCGGAACGCTTCGCGGCGCTGTGCAGGCTGTTTCACTGGGATGAGACGCGCGGCGAACGGCCAGATCTGCCGGACTTGTGGGCGCAGGTCATCGCCCGCAACGAAGACGAAGCGCTTTTTGCGCAGCTTATTGCGCAGCGCGACGCGCCAGGCGACGATTCTGCGCACCGGGCGGCGCAGATGGTATTACGTGTGCAGGATGAAGACGCCCGCATGCTGGCCGGGCTCGACTACACCGATGAAGACTGGCAGGCCTGTGGCCGGCTGACCGACCTGCTGACGCTCGGCCATCCGGCGCTTATCCCGCGTTTTGCGGGCGCGGATATCCACGCGTGGCAACAGACGTACCACAAGCTTAATGAGGCGCACGGTCCGATGCTGCGCAGCCTCTGGCTGATCGGGATGATGATGGCGACGTTTGGCTGGATGCTGCCCGCGGTGTATGACGGCACTGTCACCCCGTGGGACGTGGTGCTCCGTGTGCTGGTGGCGCCCGTGGTGACAATGGTGGTGGGTATTTTCCCGGTAGTTTTATGGCGGGGACTGGCCCGGCCCTTCTCGGACAGAGACGCGGCGCTGAGCGAGCGGCTGCTGCCGCGGTTTATCTACTCCCCGCGGCGTAAACGCTGGCGGCTGTTCGCGCATGTGATCCCGTTCTGCGTCGTGAGCGTTGTTATCGCGCTGGTCTGTGGCAGGCTGACGATGTGGATTTTCGTGGTCGTGACGCTGCTGCTGGCCTGGACCGATCTCTGGCGTTATCCCGGCGCGCTGCGGCGGTTTCGCAAAAAACCGACGCCGAAACGCGGCGGACGTCTGAAGTTTGTCCTGCTGGCGCTGCTGTTTTTCGCTATCGTCACCGGCGCGCGCGTGCTGCTGGGGGCGTGA
- a CDS encoding zinc-dependent alcohol dehydrogenase, whose amino-acid sequence MRALCWNGVNDLRVETVGDPTIVNPHDVILKVGLTTTCGSDLHVIDGLIPSMEEGDILGHEFMGEVVEVGPDVKNIRRGDRVVVPSFISCGSCWYCNHGLTSCCDNTNPNAHMQEKILGYPTAGIYAYSHAFGGYAGSHAEYVRVPFADNDCFIVPETVSDEQALFLSDAAPTGYMGADFCNIHPGDTVAVWGCGGVGLMAAQSAYLMGAEKVIAIDRFPERLAMARDIVGAIPLDYTKVDIYEALLEITGGRGPDSCIDAVGMEAHGEGLEYAYDRTKQALKMHTDIGAALRQAIRACRKGGTLAILGVYGMMDKFPLGVAMNKGLTIRTAQQHGQTYMKRLLDHAARGELRTDFLATHRFSLEDAPRGYEMFKNKEDGCVRAVFKP is encoded by the coding sequence ATGCGAGCACTCTGCTGGAACGGCGTTAACGATCTGCGTGTGGAGACCGTAGGCGATCCCACTATCGTCAACCCGCATGATGTGATCCTTAAAGTGGGGCTGACCACGACCTGCGGCTCCGATTTACACGTCATCGACGGGCTTATTCCGAGCATGGAAGAGGGCGATATCCTCGGCCATGAATTTATGGGCGAAGTGGTGGAGGTGGGGCCGGACGTTAAAAACATCCGCCGCGGCGATCGCGTCGTGGTGCCGTCGTTTATCTCGTGCGGCTCCTGCTGGTACTGTAACCACGGGCTGACCTCCTGCTGCGATAACACCAACCCGAACGCGCACATGCAGGAAAAAATCCTCGGCTACCCGACGGCGGGCATTTATGCCTACAGCCACGCGTTCGGCGGCTACGCCGGCTCGCACGCCGAATATGTGCGCGTGCCGTTCGCCGATAACGACTGCTTTATCGTGCCGGAAACCGTCTCTGACGAGCAGGCGCTGTTTCTCTCTGATGCCGCGCCGACGGGTTACATGGGCGCGGATTTTTGCAATATCCACCCCGGCGATACGGTCGCGGTGTGGGGCTGCGGCGGCGTCGGGCTGATGGCGGCCCAGAGCGCGTATCTGATGGGCGCCGAGAAAGTGATCGCCATTGACCGTTTCCCCGAGCGGCTGGCGATGGCGCGCGATATTGTCGGCGCGATCCCGCTGGATTACACCAAAGTGGATATCTACGAAGCGTTGCTTGAGATAACCGGCGGTCGCGGCCCGGACAGCTGCATCGACGCGGTCGGCATGGAGGCGCACGGCGAAGGGCTGGAATACGCCTATGACCGCACCAAACAGGCGCTCAAAATGCATACCGACATCGGCGCCGCGCTGCGCCAGGCGATCCGCGCCTGCCGTAAAGGCGGCACGCTCGCCATTCTGGGCGTCTACGGGATGATGGATAAATTCCCGCTCGGCGTGGCGATGAACAAAGGGTTAACCATTCGCACCGCCCAGCAGCACGGACAGACCTACATGAAACGCCTGCTGGATCACGCCGCGCGGGGCGAGCTGCGCACCGATTTCCTCGCCACGCACCGCTTCTCGCTGGAAGACGCGCCGCGCGGCTATGAAATGTTCAAAAACAAAGAAGACGGCTGCGTGCGGGCGGTGTTTAAGCCCTGA
- a CDS encoding helix-turn-helix domain-containing protein: protein MNHYPLPPRPDAQINALINALQGHGMIKEYPRGSCLTQNEESVNILLSGSLAMTRDWDNLIFFETHRPNIIGISLEPHNPRFERFRLIIKEDSLVKKISRADFFNVIEEQKLWKETSHVISFYYHALLWKNYHFYAADSYVLVRKSLITLGEMLPETRMNINASQYITSTTNLSKSYVMKVIQELRKGGYIEIQRGRLVSLGKLPQKY from the coding sequence ATGAACCACTATCCTTTACCCCCACGGCCGGACGCCCAGATAAACGCGCTGATTAATGCCCTGCAGGGACACGGTATGATTAAAGAATATCCGCGCGGTTCCTGCCTGACGCAGAATGAAGAATCTGTCAATATTTTACTGTCAGGCAGTCTCGCTATGACGCGAGATTGGGATAATCTCATTTTCTTTGAAACTCACCGGCCTAATATTATCGGTATTTCTCTGGAGCCGCATAATCCCCGATTTGAACGTTTTCGGTTAATAATAAAAGAAGACAGTCTGGTCAAAAAGATAAGTCGGGCGGATTTTTTTAACGTTATCGAAGAGCAAAAACTCTGGAAAGAGACCAGCCACGTTATATCTTTTTATTACCATGCCCTGTTGTGGAAAAACTACCATTTTTATGCCGCCGATTCTTACGTATTAGTGAGGAAATCGCTCATTACGCTCGGTGAAATGCTGCCGGAAACGCGCATGAATATAAATGCCAGCCAGTATATTACCAGCACCACCAATTTATCGAAAAGCTACGTGATGAAAGTGATTCAGGAGTTACGCAAAGGCGGCTATATCGAAATCCAGCGCGGCCGTCTGGTTTCCCTCGGCAAGCTGCCGCAAAAATATTAA
- the argS gene encoding arginine--tRNA ligase: MNIQALLSEKVSQALIAAGAPADCEPQVRQSARAQFGDYQANGVMAIAKKLGMPPRQFAEQALAHLDLTGIAAKTEIAGPGFINIFLDPAFLAKNIEAAVASDRAGVEKVSAPQTIVVDYSAPNVAKEMHVGHVRSTIIGDASVRTLEFLGHKVIRANHVGDWGTQFGMLIAYLEKQQQENAGEMALSDLEGFYREAKKHYDEDEAFAERARSYVVKLQGGDEYCRDMWRKLVDITMTQNQITYQRLNVTLTRDDVMGESLYNPMLPGIVADLKAKGLAVESEGATVVFLDEFKNKEGEPMGVIIQKKDGGYLYTTTDIACAKYRYETLHADRVLYYIDSRQHQHLMQAWTIVRKAGYVPESVPLEHHMFGMMLGKDGKPFKTRAGGTIKLSELLDEALDRARRLVAEKNPDMPADELEKLANAVGIGAVKYADLSKSRTTDYIFDWDNMLAFEGNTAPYMQYAYTRVLSVFRKAGVQESELTAPVVIQDDREAQLAARLLQFEETLGVVARDGTPHVMCAYLYDLAGLFSGFYEHCPILTAETDALRQSRLKLALLTAKTLKLGLDTLGIETIERM; the protein is encoded by the coding sequence GTGAATATTCAGGCTCTTCTCTCAGAAAAAGTCAGTCAGGCGCTGATTGCCGCAGGTGCGCCTGCGGATTGCGAACCGCAGGTTCGTCAGTCAGCCAGAGCGCAGTTCGGCGACTATCAGGCTAACGGCGTGATGGCTATCGCGAAAAAACTGGGCATGCCGCCGCGACAATTCGCCGAGCAGGCTCTGGCCCATCTGGATCTCACCGGGATCGCCGCGAAGACCGAAATCGCGGGCCCTGGCTTTATCAATATTTTCCTCGACCCGGCGTTCCTTGCGAAAAATATCGAGGCGGCCGTCGCCTCCGATCGCGCGGGCGTTGAGAAAGTGAGCGCGCCGCAGACCATCGTTGTCGATTACTCCGCGCCGAACGTCGCCAAAGAGATGCATGTGGGCCACGTTCGCTCCACCATTATCGGCGACGCCTCTGTACGCACGCTGGAGTTCCTCGGCCACAAGGTCATCCGCGCCAACCACGTCGGCGACTGGGGCACCCAGTTCGGTATGCTGATCGCTTATCTTGAGAAACAGCAGCAGGAAAACGCCGGCGAGATGGCGCTCTCTGACCTCGAAGGGTTCTACCGCGAAGCCAAAAAGCATTACGACGAAGATGAAGCGTTCGCCGAGCGCGCGCGCAGCTACGTGGTGAAACTGCAGGGCGGCGACGAATATTGCCGCGACATGTGGCGCAAGCTGGTTGACATCACCATGACGCAGAACCAGATAACGTATCAGCGTCTTAACGTGACCCTGACGCGCGATGACGTGATGGGCGAAAGCCTCTATAACCCGATGCTGCCCGGCATCGTCGCCGATCTGAAAGCCAAAGGGCTGGCGGTGGAGAGCGAAGGCGCCACCGTGGTGTTCCTGGATGAGTTCAAAAACAAAGAAGGCGAGCCGATGGGCGTTATCATCCAGAAAAAGGATGGCGGCTACCTCTACACCACGACCGATATCGCCTGCGCGAAATACCGCTATGAAACCCTGCACGCCGACCGCGTGCTTTACTACATCGACTCCCGCCAGCACCAGCATCTGATGCAGGCGTGGACTATCGTGCGTAAAGCGGGCTACGTGCCGGAATCCGTCCCGCTGGAGCACCACATGTTCGGCATGATGCTCGGCAAAGACGGCAAACCGTTTAAAACCCGCGCGGGCGGCACCATCAAGCTCTCCGAGCTGCTGGACGAAGCGCTGGATCGCGCGCGTCGCCTGGTCGCTGAGAAGAACCCGGATATGCCTGCCGACGAGCTGGAAAAACTGGCGAACGCCGTGGGCATCGGCGCGGTGAAATATGCGGATCTCTCGAAGAGCCGCACCACCGACTACATTTTCGACTGGGATAACATGCTGGCCTTCGAGGGCAACACCGCGCCATATATGCAGTACGCCTACACCCGCGTGCTGTCGGTGTTCCGCAAAGCGGGCGTTCAGGAGAGCGAACTGACCGCGCCGGTGGTGATTCAGGACGATCGCGAAGCGCAGCTCGCCGCACGCCTGTTGCAGTTTGAAGAGACGCTGGGCGTGGTGGCCCGTGACGGTACGCCGCACGTCATGTGCGCCTATCTCTACGATCTGGCGGGTCTGTTCTCCGGCTTCTATGAGCACTGCCCTATTCTCACTGCCGAAACCGACGCGCTGCGCCAGAGCCGCCTGAAGCTGGCGCTGCTGACCGCGAAAACCCTGAAGCTGGGTCTCGATACGCTCGGTATTGAAACCATCGAACGCATGTAA
- the cutC gene encoding copper homeostasis protein CutC — MALLEICCYSQACAMTAQAAGADRIELCSAVNEGGLTPSAGVLKGVRAQITIPVHPIVRPRGGDFCYSESEFAAMLDDIAFIRELGFPGLVTGVLNEDGGVDLARMRKIMRAADGMAVTFHRAFDMCASPLKALEELTDLGVARILTSGQQATAEKGILLITELKQKSRAPIIMAGAGVRLSNLNLFLTQGIDELHSSAGIHVASPMRYRNTGVSMSSDASVDEYSRYQVDGDAVAAMKAALS, encoded by the coding sequence ATGGCGTTACTGGAAATCTGCTGTTACAGCCAGGCGTGCGCAATGACCGCGCAGGCGGCGGGCGCTGACCGTATTGAGCTGTGCTCTGCGGTGAATGAGGGCGGCCTGACGCCCTCCGCGGGCGTGCTCAAAGGCGTGCGGGCGCAGATAACGATCCCCGTTCATCCTATCGTGCGTCCGCGCGGCGGCGATTTTTGCTATAGCGAGAGCGAGTTCGCGGCGATGCTGGACGATATCGCGTTTATCCGCGAACTGGGCTTTCCGGGGCTGGTGACGGGCGTGCTCAATGAGGACGGCGGGGTGGATCTCGCCCGGATGCGTAAAATAATGCGCGCCGCCGACGGCATGGCGGTGACGTTTCATCGCGCCTTTGATATGTGCGCCAGCCCGTTGAAAGCGCTGGAAGAATTAACCGATCTCGGGGTGGCGCGCATCCTGACTTCCGGGCAGCAGGCGACGGCGGAAAAAGGAATTTTATTAATTACGGAACTAAAACAGAAATCCCGTGCTCCAATCATTATGGCCGGTGCAGGGGTACGGCTTAGCAACCTTAACCTGTTCCTGACGCAGGGGATAGACGAGCTTCACAGCTCGGCGGGCATCCATGTAGCCTCTCCCATGCGTTATCGCAATACCGGCGTCTCGATGTCATCGGACGCAAGCGTTGACGAATACTCCCGTTACCAGGTGGATGGCGACGCGGTAGCCGCCATGAAGGCGGCGCTTTCGTAA
- a CDS encoding MalY/PatB family protein — MAFNFDEEINRRHSDSIKWNAHEESVLPMWVADTDFRSPACITDALMARVQHGVFGYGAHPQELAEAFVEWCQRRYQWRVDPQWLVFMPGIVAGLNLSVRAFTTPEETTVAPTPIYPPFRKSAALAGRAQLNAPLQPRGERLVLDLESLRPQLTGREKLLMLCNPQNPGGTAYRRDELEAQLAFAQEHDLIVCSDEIHCDLILTPDVQHIPFASLSEDAARRSITLMSPSKTFNIAGLGASVAVIPDAALRQRFCAAREGIVPHVDVLALTAAEAAWRGGEPWLAEQITYLRRNRDRLYAAVEALAGLKMVRPEATYLAWVDAAGLGVENPTRFFKRQGLGFSPGADFGAPQHVRINFGCTAATLETAITRLQRAVEAANVRA, encoded by the coding sequence ATGGCATTCAATTTTGACGAAGAGATCAACCGCCGTCACAGCGACAGCATCAAGTGGAACGCCCATGAGGAATCGGTACTGCCGATGTGGGTGGCTGATACCGATTTCCGATCCCCCGCCTGTATTACCGATGCCCTGATGGCGCGCGTGCAGCACGGCGTGTTCGGTTACGGCGCGCATCCGCAGGAGCTGGCGGAAGCCTTCGTTGAGTGGTGCCAGCGCCGCTACCAGTGGCGCGTCGATCCGCAGTGGCTGGTGTTTATGCCAGGCATTGTCGCGGGGCTGAATCTCTCGGTGCGCGCCTTCACCACGCCTGAGGAAACCACGGTTGCGCCCACGCCGATTTACCCGCCGTTTCGCAAATCCGCGGCGCTGGCCGGACGCGCCCAGCTTAACGCGCCGTTGCAGCCGCGCGGCGAACGGCTGGTGCTGGATCTCGAAAGCCTGCGCCCGCAGCTCACCGGGCGCGAAAAACTGCTGATGCTCTGTAATCCGCAAAACCCCGGCGGCACGGCGTACCGCCGCGACGAGCTGGAGGCGCAGCTCGCGTTCGCGCAGGAGCATGACCTTATCGTCTGCTCCGATGAAATACACTGCGATCTGATCCTCACGCCCGACGTGCAGCATATTCCGTTCGCCTCGCTGAGCGAAGACGCGGCGCGGCGCTCCATTACGCTGATGTCGCCTTCCAAAACGTTCAATATCGCCGGGCTTGGCGCGTCGGTGGCGGTCATCCCGGATGCCGCGCTGCGTCAGCGTTTCTGCGCCGCGCGCGAAGGCATTGTGCCCCATGTGGACGTACTGGCGCTGACGGCCGCCGAAGCGGCCTGGCGCGGCGGCGAACCGTGGCTTGCTGAACAGATTACGTATCTGCGGCGCAACCGCGACCGGTTATACGCGGCTGTTGAGGCGCTTGCAGGGCTTAAGATGGTGCGCCCGGAGGCGACCTATCTGGCGTGGGTCGACGCCGCAGGGCTTGGGGTGGAGAACCCGACGCGCTTCTTTAAGCGCCAGGGGCTCGGTTTCTCCCCCGGCGCGGATTTCGGCGCGCCGCAGCATGTGCGGATTAACTTCGGCTGCACGGCCGCCACGCTGGAGACCGCCATTACGCGCCTGCAACGTGCGGTCGAAGCGGCGAACGTCAGGGCTTAA